Proteins from a single region of Nasonia vitripennis strain AsymCx chromosome 3 unlocalized genomic scaffold, Nvit_psr_1.1 chr3_random0005, whole genome shotgun sequence:
- the LOC100680507 gene encoding putative nuclease HARBI1 isoform X1: MADEFDDVVLEILNDEEEEEIQRRNRFQQLRMERRQLRDASNPFTLSAEYFIRYYRMPPEVVIRLINQIQNHLLPERSTAVPAYLSVLITLRFLAERALQKDFAQDFVHPVSQSTASACIHRVIGAINHLANEYMRFPVMEEQWQYISNRTIRIAGIIGVVDGFLVSFQKYRVNEEAFFNYRVGSSKQLIVDSDYNILNIRVCPGSNNDRFVWQFSDAKEYMEGLRRDANFPHRYYALADSGYTPSSVLLTPDLHAAVGSPAERYTMEHLRTRCIVEQTIGLLTNVWRAISRSRKLYYSPENVVNIIHACAILHNF, translated from the exons ATGGCTGATGAGTTCGACGACGTTGTTTTGGAAATTTTGAACGAcgaagaggaagaggaaaTTCAAAGGCGCAATAGATTTCAACAACTGCGAATGGAAAGACGTCAGCTCAGAGATGCCTCTAACCCTTTTACTTTGTCAGcggaatattttataagataTTACAG GATGCCTCCAGAGGTTGTAATACGGCTCATCAATCAAATTCAAAACCATTTATTGCCAGAGAGGAGTACTGCAGTTCCAGCATATCTATCAGTGCTCATAACATTGAGATTTTTAGCAGAAAGAGCTCTGCAAAAAGATTTTGCTCAAGATTTCGTCCATCCCGTAAGCCAGTCTACAGCGAGTGCATGTATACACCGAGTGATTGGTGCCATCAATCACTTGGCAAATGAGTACATGCGATTTCCTGTAATGGAAGAGCAATGGCAATATATTTCAAACAG AACTATTAGGATTGCAGGTATAATTGGAGTAGTTGATGGTTTCTTAGTTTCCTTCCAAAAGTATAGAGTCAATGAGGAggcattttttaattatcgtGTCGGCTCATCAAAACAATtg ATTGTAGACTCTGATTACAATATCTTGAATATACGTGTCTGCCCCGGCAGCAACAATGATAGATTTGTCTGGCAATTTAGTGATGCCAAAGAATATATGGAAGGACTTCGTAGGGATGCAAATTTTCCTCATCGCTATTATGCATTAG cGGATAGTGGTTACACTCCCTCTTCAGTTCTATTGACACCGGATCTCCATGCAGCAGTAGGATCGCCAGCTGAAAGATATACAATGGAGCATTTGAGGACTCGTTGCATTGTTGAACAGACAATTGGACTTCTCACTAATGTGTGGAGGGCAATCAGTAGAAGCAGAAAATTATATTACTCCCCAGAAAATGTTGTAAACATAATCCATGCTTGTGCCATTTTGCACAATTTCTGA
- the LOC100680507 gene encoding putative nuclease HARBI1 isoform X2 yields the protein MADEFDDVVLEILNDEEEEEIQRRNRFQQLRMERRQLRDASNPFTLSAEYFIRYYRMPPEVVIRLINQIQNHLLPERSTAVPAYLSVLITLRFLAERALQKDFAQDFVHPVSQSTASACIHRVIGAINHLANEYMRFPVMEEQWQYISNRIAGIIGVVDGFLVSFQKYRVNEEAFFNYRVGSSKQLIVDSDYNILNIRVCPGSNNDRFVWQFSDAKEYMEGLRRDANFPHRYYALADSGYTPSSVLLTPDLHAAVGSPAERYTMEHLRTRCIVEQTIGLLTNVWRAISRSRKLYYSPENVVNIIHACAILHNF from the exons ATGGCTGATGAGTTCGACGACGTTGTTTTGGAAATTTTGAACGAcgaagaggaagaggaaaTTCAAAGGCGCAATAGATTTCAACAACTGCGAATGGAAAGACGTCAGCTCAGAGATGCCTCTAACCCTTTTACTTTGTCAGcggaatattttataagataTTACAG GATGCCTCCAGAGGTTGTAATACGGCTCATCAATCAAATTCAAAACCATTTATTGCCAGAGAGGAGTACTGCAGTTCCAGCATATCTATCAGTGCTCATAACATTGAGATTTTTAGCAGAAAGAGCTCTGCAAAAAGATTTTGCTCAAGATTTCGTCCATCCCGTAAGCCAGTCTACAGCGAGTGCATGTATACACCGAGTGATTGGTGCCATCAATCACTTGGCAAATGAGTACATGCGATTTCCTGTAATGGAAGAGCAATGGCAATATATTTCAAACAG GATTGCAGGTATAATTGGAGTAGTTGATGGTTTCTTAGTTTCCTTCCAAAAGTATAGAGTCAATGAGGAggcattttttaattatcgtGTCGGCTCATCAAAACAATtg ATTGTAGACTCTGATTACAATATCTTGAATATACGTGTCTGCCCCGGCAGCAACAATGATAGATTTGTCTGGCAATTTAGTGATGCCAAAGAATATATGGAAGGACTTCGTAGGGATGCAAATTTTCCTCATCGCTATTATGCATTAG cGGATAGTGGTTACACTCCCTCTTCAGTTCTATTGACACCGGATCTCCATGCAGCAGTAGGATCGCCAGCTGAAAGATATACAATGGAGCATTTGAGGACTCGTTGCATTGTTGAACAGACAATTGGACTTCTCACTAATGTGTGGAGGGCAATCAGTAGAAGCAGAAAATTATATTACTCCCCAGAAAATGTTGTAAACATAATCCATGCTTGTGCCATTTTGCACAATTTCTGA